The following DNA comes from Deinobacterium chartae.
CTACGGCCCGCCCGAGCGCCTGCCGCTCACCGAGGACCACCCTCAGCGCCCGATCAGTCCGTACGGCCGCACCAAACTGGTGGTCGAAGGCATGCTGGGCGACTTCGAAGCCGCCTGCGGCCTGCGCTGGGCCGCGCTGCGCTACTTCAACGCCTCGGGCGCGGATCCCGAAGGCCAGATCGGTGAGGACCACGATCCTGAAACGCACCTGATTCCGCTGATTCTGGACGCCGCCGCCGGGCTGCGCCCCGCTATTACGGTGTTCGGCGAGGATTACGACACGCCCGACGGTACGGCCATCCGTGACTACATCCACGTAACCGACCTCGCCGACGCGCACGTCCTGGCCCTCAAACGGCTGCTCGAGGGTGGCCCCAGTGCGGCCTACAACCTGGGCAACGGCCAGGGCTTCTCGGTGCGCGAGGTCATTCAGGCGGCCGAGCGCGTCACCGGGCGTCCTATTCCGGTCGAGGTCGGCCCGCGCCGCGCCGGAGATCCGCCCCGCCTGGTCGGTGACGCCACCAAGGCGCGCAACGAACTCGGCTGGACGCCCCGTTACGCTGACCTCGAGGTGATTCTCCAGACCGCCTGGAACTGGCACACCCGCCACCGCA
Coding sequences within:
- the galE gene encoding UDP-glucose 4-epimerase GalE, with product MKILVTGGAGYIGSHACKALAAAGYTPVTFDNLEYGHEWATQWGPFEHGDLQDPERLREVLQIHRPAAVMHFAAYTYVGESVQEPGKYYRNNVGGTLNLLEAMRETGVKIMVFSSTCATYGPPERLPLTEDHPQRPISPYGRTKLVVEGMLGDFEAACGLRWAALRYFNASGADPEGQIGEDHDPETHLIPLILDAAAGLRPAITVFGEDYDTPDGTAIRDYIHVTDLADAHVLALKRLLEGGPSAAYNLGNGQGFSVREVIQAAERVTGRPIPVEVGPRRAGDPPRLVGDATKARNELGWTPRYADLEVILQTAWNWHTRHRKPTSEVTPS